A stretch of Ipomoea triloba cultivar NCNSP0323 chromosome 13, ASM357664v1 DNA encodes these proteins:
- the LOC116001337 gene encoding cell division cycle 5-like protein, whose product MEEGNERVTGMGRGGRQYKIKNRFIVRIMMKGGAWKNTEDEILKAAVMKYGNNQWARNSSLLVRKSAEQCKARWYEWLHPSIKKIEWTREEDEKLLHLTKLMPTQWRTIAFIVGRTPSQCLEHYEMLLDENYLRNWKLRPGEIDPNPESRPARPDPVDMDEDEKEMLSEACARFANTRGKKAKRKAREKQLQEARRLACLQKRRELKAAGIDDVDVRHRNRKRKKGFIDYNAEIAFEKKPPPGFYDVTHENRTVEQPNKFPTTIEEVEGERRVDKEARLRKQDNIARNKIAPSAILHDYPETLRKRTKLNLPAPQISDHELEAIASYQRRCWF is encoded by the exons atggaagaagggaatgagagaGTAACAGGCATGGGAAGAGGAGGGAGACAGTACAAAATAAAgaat CGATTCATCGTGAGGATTATGATGAAGGGAGGAGCATGGAAGAACACGGAGGATGAGATCCTGAAGGCGGCGGTCATGAAGTATGGCAACAACCAGTGGGCCCGTAACTCCTCCCTTCTCGTTCGTAAATCCGCCGAGCAGTGCAAAGCTCGTTGGTATGAGTGGCTCCACCCTTCCATCAAAAAG ATTGAGTGGACTAGAGAAGAAGATGAGAAGCTTCTTCACCTTACAAAGCTTATGCCCACGCAGTGGAGAACGATTGCATTTATTGTGGGCCGTACCCCATCACAGTGCCTGGAACATTACGAGATGCTCCTTGATGAGAATTATCTAAGGAATTGGAAACTGAGGCCAGGAGAGATTGATCCAAATCCGGAATCAAGGCCGGCTCGTCCTGATCCTGTTGATATGGATGAGGACGAGAAAGAGATGCTTTCTGAAGCATGCGCACGGTTTGCCAATACAAGAGGCAAGAAGGCCAAAAGGAAAGCTAGAGAGAAACAACTCCAAGAGGCTCGGAGGCTAGCTTGTTTACAAAAGAGGAGAGAGTTGAAGGCAGCTGGAATTGATGATGTTGATGTTCGACATCGAAACagaaagaggaagaagggtTTTATTGACTATAATGCTGAAATAGCCTTTGAGAAGAAACCACCTCCAGGATTTTATGATGTTACTCATGAAAACCGTACAGTGGAACAACCTAATAAGTTCCCAACTACTATTGAAGAAGTTGAAGGTGAAAGACGAGTAGATAAGGAGGCCCGTCTGAGAAAGCAGGATAATATTGCTAGGAATAAAATTGCCCCTTCAGCCATTCTCCATGATTATCCTGAAACACTGAGGAAGAGGACTAAACTGAATCTTCCTGCTCCACAAATTTCAGATCATGAATTGGAGGCTATTGCTAGCTATCAAAGACGTTGCTGGTTTTAA